The sequence aataaacttaaaaaatgggtggaaaacccctttaagtggttaaaggggttgtaaaggtgtgttttgtgtgttttgtgtgttttgtgtgttttgtgtgttttgtgtgtgttgtgtgttttgtgtattcctataagccagtgcattgttggttccccaaccttttccttcaatttcccttctaaattttttttttttttttcattgtcaatttctcacttcctgtttctcctcggtaagcttgcccccatcatctggctgggggttagacagacagaacagcttactgagggggaatagaaaggtgagaaattcggacaaaggaaaaaaagatttggaagggaaatcgaaggaaaaaattGGCAAACCAAAAATGCATTGGCTTAAAGGAGcccatttaggggaaaaaacaaaaaacctttacaacccctttatgacAAGTGTGTTTAAGCCCAGCTTCTGTGAGATTGAAGAGCATCTCCTTTAACATTGTGGGAATGACTGATTCAAAGCCAGAAAGCTTTCCCTCCCACAAGGTCCATCACATATGGAAGGCAtacctggtgtgtgtgtgtgtgtcctgggGCTCCTACCATAGGAGGCTTTCCATGGGACAAATCTTCTCCATGGTACAGTTGGGTCTGAACCATAATTTTGGCTTTTCAGCACCAGTGTCTTTTTAGGGATCATTGACTTCATATGTAGCTACCCTTGTTTGTTCTGTTACTTCATAGGACCAGGTTCTATAAACTTGCTACTCTGTCACAGTGTGATGTTAAAGTCATCGCCTCCACAAAGTGGTGGTAAGGCCCAAATTTTCATTCCTATCAAATGTAGTAATTTCAACCTCAAGCAGGCCATTGGTCTTCCATTGCCTGGATGTGGTTTGAGCTGGGAGATCAGATACTGTCTCTTAATCTCTGCTTCATTTTAGATTAATGCTCCATCTGTAGGTGTGTCCAAATAAGGGGTGGGCAGTGCCCTGAAGTTTTGGATGAAATTTCTCTTCCAAGTGATCTGAAAGTAGCAATGTTATGCTTTCTGCATAACCcctttcctggacttgttttgagTATAGTGACAAATTAAACTACTGCGTGTAGCAGTGTTGCCAACGCTCGAACACTTGTACAGTAATTGATCTCCtgcacaaccagcctgtcggaaaATTTTCACCCAATTGGTGCCACAGGCTatagctaccgtgtttccctgaaaataagacttaCTCAGAAAATAAGCAgtagcgggatttcgacgcaagatcgaaatataagacatgcccccccaaaataaaacgtagcgatggcgtgtcgaatccccgaaaataagacgtagtgatggcgtgtcgtatgcgtagcggcgcgggctggaaaacaagacgtgataggcgtatagtactggtgcggagctcaggagctgtaaagaagtcgtgcagccattcttatctgctccacggtatctctaagtgaccggagaggtgtcggcagccccataaatacggtaaggtcggctccccctgtcaggtgaaagttaaagtaaaaagtctcctcagtgaagtgaggagAAGGACGCTCTGTActcaggggaagaagtaaagcttctccccagcactgaccagcaacagtctctcaccccacacaaacaccaggggatagtTGAATAAATGTgattgttgtaccatacttgccagtaaaaaaaaaagacctcccccgaaaataagccatagtgtgatttctggaggaaaaataaatataagacggtgtcttattttcggggaaacacggtagcagcactgatcagtgtagtcTTGACAGAGGGAAGTATCCCTGCTGTTGCAATACAATACCACAGTGGGAAGGATTTATCGGATTGACAAACCATTTCTTGTATGTTGTAGAATACAAAAACGTCCTGCTGTTGTAAGCCCaaagctttgcttttttttttcttctgctttctTGCTCTAGGCCGACTAATGGCCCAGAGCTTATGCTGTAAGTAAATTTACAATCTAGGTTATCTTTTCCAGAATACATTGCAGTTTATTTTcctagttacttcctggtttcatacatctcaggagggaaggagagatTTTCTAAGCGTGcacatcagtggtggctggtgctcgaaattttgggggggggggggcaaacgtaaagagaaattgcagcctcactgtgcccatcaaatgaagccactgtaccatcaatttgcaccactgtgccatgcaatcaaatgcagtcactgtgcattGGCAGCACCACAAGGCCCAGAACATACTtgtccacagcactacaagtcccagcagagccagagcatagatgtccacagcactacaagtcccagcagagcagagGGACCCGCAGGTCTCGTGGCTGGTTGCTGTCCATACCATCTAGCAAGTATCCAATTCATTCCACATATGAACAGCAGCTAGGAAAAGGAGATTACACCCTGGCACttgcctttctggggtcagcccagCCGTGCTTCTACTGTCCCTCGTCCTGCCCTCGATGGCGCTTCAGCCAATCGGTAACCTGATTaccagaatcagattacctggttggctgagacgcctgtcagtcttattcaAGGAATGCACACACTGTGCGTTCTGAGAATAGACTTCCGGGTGACGAGGGCTGTtcttggaaagcctatcagagccgctggctctgataggcacttccgctcagccaaccagctgccgttattcagggaACCGGCACCTTAaggtccggttatctgaatagaccaggcagctggcaaccaacaataacatacattcgtgcaatgcatgaatgtatgttatttgcgagagtgggtggcgctgcagcaccctctatagacggccgccatcaCTGCAGCTAGTGAGGAGTAAAAACGAcattttaggaaaaataaattcttaaagggccttttttttttctttggactacaggaggggggggggggctcttaaagtggttgtaaacccaaaataaaaaacctacaagacaaaggcataatgagctagtatgcatggcatatGAAGTCGCTCCCCTGTGGGAGCAGCCGGTAATGACACAATCGTGCCGATTTTATATCTGCACATGCCGATGCAAGGGATATCAAACAAACCGTGAAGGTTTAGGGGAGATCTGGGGTAGCTATAGGTAAGCCCTGTAGTAAAAAGTGGTCTGAGTTtttaacgtgtgtgtgtgtgtgtgtgtgtgtgtgtgtgtgtaccttgATGggatgagtttgctttgaataaaaATCATCAatgtttggtttgtggtgctctgaTGCAGTGTAGTTCTGTTTTTTAACAAACTAAAAATCCAGTGTTGACTCTAGAATTTATAACCTGTGTGTAATGTGTAGCTTTTGaatgttaatgtatgttttttttattttattttttaacataggaCTTGTTAGATCTGTGTCTAGTCCTGTCCTAATGGATGGGTCTCTGCCTAAGCAAACTGAAGGCCAAGATGACAAACCTCAAACATCTACGAAGATGCTGcattcaaaaaaggtaagtaaacaataaaaacaaattgggtGTGCAGTTAAGGTGgaattccaccaaaaaaaaatctaataataaaattaatggggtgtttacaaaatttttttttttttttttttttttaaacccccacCTCCAGGGGGAGGTTCCAGGACATCAGTATGAACGCAGTAGCAGTGTGATCTGTGGCATCTGCATGGATAAAGTGTATGATAAGCAGGTAGCTGAAGAGAGGGTGTTTGGAATCTTGCCCAACTGCAGCCATCCTTTCTGTGTCAGCTGTATAAAACGCTGGAGGAACACTAGAGAGTTTCAGAATGAGGTTATTAAGTAAGTTCAGCTTTCATTTACTATATTCTGAATCTCCTGCATGTTTGAATACAGGGAAATTTAGGCTCTCCTTTTATTTCAGAGGCTGCCCACAGTGTCGTGTAAAGTCCAGTTACTTTATTCCTCATAAATACTGGATTGGAGATTCTGATGAGAAACTAAAATTAATTGAAGATTTTAAAGCAAAGACTGGGTATGTAAAATCTGTCATGGATCTCAAGGCTAATAACTTTAACACTCCTGCAAAAGACAATCAAAGGgtgtttttgctttaaaaaagtgCCATCCAAAATATCATGGACTAAAATTTGAGAAGTTTTTTTGGGCAGTGGTTGGGTGCTGAACATTGTCCTGTGCATGGCAGGCCCACTATAATGCTGAATCTTCTATAGATTATCATGTTCTTAGAAGCGTATCTCTAATCTAGCCACAGCTACCTTATTTGGGTTGTTTAACACTGGCCAAAAAAAGCTGTAAAAGTTCCCACTATATAACCCTCCCTCTCCAGGTGTCTCCACTAAAAAACATGTGTTCTATGGAGGTTCCACTCCCATTCCTAATatttcaaagattttttttatttattttttaaggttgCTGCTACATCCTTGGCTACTGTAGCAACCTATACAACTTTGGCAGAGGACTGGCctttaggccggaatcacactagtgcgttgcgttttggagctgcgttctcgttgcgaatttctctagagggtgttctgcagatcaactgcggtttagctgcagatcaggtgcgaatttggagacctgggagaagttccgggtgagaggagagtgggggagaattgtattgagctgaatgagagaaattcctgcagagaactgaacacatgtgtgAATTAGATgcatacccatagaagataatgggactgaattcgcacctgagccgcaccgcaagacataaaaaccgcatgcggtttggaggcaatacgcagtgcggatgcatcgcacatatgtgaaccagcctcattgaaaacaatgtattttgaaatgtcctgcgaattagatgcggtttaaaccgcactcaattcgcataggtgtgaacctggcctaaatgtTTCCAATGCACTGGAGATGCAATGCCTTGAGTTTGCTGCAAGGTGCTTTACAGGTCCAGGGATGTGGATGTTTAAGCCATGAGTAGTTTATCCCTTGTTACTCCATCTACTTGATcttcttctgggggggggggtgctacaaTGTGGAAGCCCTTTAAACATCCAGCCCAGGGTGCCCTCATTCTCTAGACCACCTTTTGGGGTGCAATGAAGCCACCCCCTCTTCCTGCAATGTAGGAGCAATCTTGACTCTGCTCTAATTGGTGCAGACTATATGCGTGCACAGTAACTGACTAGCTTCTGATGCTGCTTCTAGATGTGTACTGCATTTTATTAATGTGGTATTTTGGGTTTCTTTTTTTCCCATGCAGTAAGATTCGCTGTCGCTTCTTCATTCAAAGTAACGGACGATGCCCCTTTAAATCTGAATGTATCTATCTTCATGAATTGCCACATGGTCACCAGCGCAGGAGGAGGAGAGATCAGAGACGAGCCAGCGCCTCTGCCCTAGTGAGTATATGTGGCTGCTGACTTGAGGTCTACTCAAAGTATACACACTTGCATCCCTTGATGCACTGTATGCAGCTTATTGCACTTTTTGACATTGTGATAAAAGCTTGAGCACTAATAGTCCAATTTGCAGTGTCCCGGCCTTTACAAATCTTGGCTTGGGTTTAGTTTTTacgaattttattttaaaagaaggccttcaaaaaacatCTACTACATCCTGTGGTAGAACCGAGCAACTTCTGGGGCCACCTCCCCTTGGTAACAGTTTTCTGGTCTCTCTGGCCACACATGAGCAATGTGTAATCTCCTGTTGGCTATGACAAGCTTGAAGTATGCTGTGTCTGGCCCAAAAGGATGGCTGATGAGCATAAAGTTGGGCAGATCTTGAGGTAACAATCTCTGATCTAGACCATGTGCTCCTCTCcttccccagattgaggacacggtccccggaccaagtctgtccccggttttgtccccgaattggatttgaacaggggctggggcaatttcaaagacagtcagtgcacaataaaaaaaaaaatgtgaattacacaccgccgctcctactagcttagggggtgtattttttttttttttttccattaaccgtgcctctttctgatgatcatgtgctggtcggagtggagggaaaatGTCTTCagttttcgggtgcatgcccattcagctccaatcgcatgttcttctgccttggctcaagtcctgggcagccgcctgcctgcctatctccttgccttccctggcggagtgatcttcctccgctccccacccagtagtagtcagggcctggagagtaagacttgaccaggctgtgaggtgggccgcgacgggcagagagtcgctgatttctgacattactagtagaaaaaaaaaaaaatgtccccggatttaattaaaaaaatctggtcatcttAGCCTAAGGGGGAAACAAAACGAGTAATATTTGACCCCGTTCCTGAAAAATGCTTTCATTTCTGGATTAATGTATGTAGTAGCAATTCTCAGGTGCTCATCAGATGTTTTGATCTTTTTGCCCTTGTGCTTCAttcatccttaaagcgggggttcacccttagagggcacttttcccccttcgcttcctgctcgttattactaggggaatcggctatttattttaaaatatgtgcagtacttacccgtttacgagacgcatcctctccgtcgcttccgggtatgggcttcgggaatgggcgttccttcttgattgacaggtttccgagaggcttccgacggtcgcatccatcgcgtcacgattttccaaaagaagccgaacgtcggtgcgcaggcgcagtatagagccgcaccgacgttcggcttctttcggctacgagtgacgcgatggatgcgaccgtcggaagcctctcggaagaatgtcaatcaagaaggaacgcccgctcccgaagaccatacccggaagcgacggaagaagatgcagctcgaaaacgggtaagtactgcacctattttaatacaaatagccgattcccctagaccgaacgagcaggaatctaggggaagaaaaaaaaaaaatttagaaatgggtgaactcccgctttaaacatttTGCTCTGAAATTAAAGtgggatattttttcttttggaagGATAACGCTTAAGTCCAGTAAAGAGACGctgtcacatttttttattttttttcccttctgcaGTGTTTGCCATGTGTTAAcacatttttacaaaatatttttgtgcagggctgcattcatagcagTCTTGGGCTGCAGGTTGGACACCGCTGCTGTAAACATTTGCAtggacttcctttttttttttttttttttaagaaatattaTTTGTATCTGTTCTGCATGTAGAAAAGCTGATGTGCAATTGTCTTGTCCTTCCACAGTCCTATTCTCACCTGGTTGGAATCTATGAAGAAGACTTCAGTGAGGGCGAGGACATTAATCTTCTGCACTGCGCTCTCACCTTGGCCCTCCTTGAAGATCACTTCAATGAATGGAGTCTGGGCTTTCCTGAGGAAGTTGACATTTATCTGGGGGAGTTTAGTGATTCTGACTAGTAGATAAAATTTCTTAAATACTGTTTTTGTAAAACTTTAAATTCTAAGCAatatgcatttttgtgatttaaatatttaatattgCCCCCTTGCCTCTgggtttaacccttgcagtgctttTCTTAGTAGGCATCTGAAGACCCACTGGAAATATGGGAATGTTTTGAAAATTTTGTAGGTTTTTCTAGCTTGACATTTTAAATTTTGTTAAATAGTTGGTAGTTTAATGGAATAAAGATTTGTACTTTGCTTACATCTGGGCTTtattctaatttttatttttagatctgTTTATCCTGAGCAAAAAATGGCTAGCTTCCCAATGATTTCATTTGGCAGTAAGACAGGACTCCATGCTGGTACTTCACCCCACCCAATTTTCTCATTTCCACTTATGCCTTCACCTTTAttcctaaggtgaccagatttttataaTGAAATCTGGGGAGATGGAGATTCATTTTTGCAGAGTGGTCCTTTTCTGAGCTCCCTTGGTGGTGCtgatggctcctccccgcatgggTGTCCTTGTTGGAGAAGGCTCTCCAAAGATGGACACCCATGCAGGCacactcctgagtcctgcatCTGTGTCTAGTCACACAGGACTTGGCACCGTGTCATTGGAGTTGActggcgggagccaatggctgcactgctatcattcTCCAATCTGGACGTGAGACaccagctagagctggtgtgctcattCCTGAGCAGAATATGACAgatttcaggtaagtaaaactggggggatGTAGCACAACAgactttttcaccttaatgcattaaggtaaaaaaacatgagggtttacaacccctttttaatatGACAATTTGTTACCCCCTCCACTTGCCTAGTTCCATCAACtttgtactccccccccccccccccctttctttcagtttatttttatttgcaaataTAAATACAGAATTCTACAAAAAATTCTGGTTTTCCAGCATAACCGTTTGACAGAAGCTAGTCATTGGGCACTGCCCTCCAATCCAATATGCTGGGGCAAGGCTAGCAGTGCTCAGTCACAATAAGGGAATATTATTTCACCTATAATAGATTggtctcttcccccctccccccttttttttttcccctctctcttcctcccctttATCATATAGTAGTACATACACAATAGggggattttttcccccctatgaATAACCTTTTTTGCTCTCACAATGTAGGGAAACCTGaccttccctccctttttttttttttttttttttttctctccttctcttttttctctttcttttctcttttattagaatatacacaataaggggaactaTCCccccatatatttattttttattttttgccttgcaCAATATAGGGGAATTGCTCCTCTTTATATTCCCCTTCTTATTATATAgtttttttggtgtgtgtgtgtttgcattTTAATAATATTCACAATAAGGGAATATTATATCACCTACAATagattttcccctcccccccttttttttcccccccctctctctccctcccctttatTATATAGTAGTACATACACAATAGGGGGATTTGTTTTCTCACACTTAAGTATATACACAGTAAGGGGAATTATTCCCCGCagaatttttttctgtgttttcatgacgtagggggggggggagggaaagggaatgAAAAGGAAGgaaatacttcttttttttttttttttttttttttttcctcttctcttcttccccctatctcccctccccctccactagGGGTATTTGAGCCCTCTCCCCCAGTGTCCCCTATAGAGAATATAATGGGAAAATTAGACCTGGAGGCAAAATGGCAAGGAACATTCCAGAAGTAGTACTGGCTGAAGACGTCTCCTCTTTTATCTTTCTTAGTGTAAGGGGTACTCATTGAGACCATTTATGTTGTTAGTTTATAtgttgattttatgttgtatttattgtactgtttggaaaaaataataaaagaattttggaaaaataacttttttttttttttttaggagcctgcagagcattgcacctgcgATTAGATAACAGGTGTAATATCTGGCTTTAGCAGAGTCTAGTATAGCATTCTGCAGGAAGAATCAATTAACGGAGAGTGCTCACCAGTGTTGAGTACAGTCAGTCTCAGTctatcactggttcccacaaagtgtcaaattgCCCGCCCATTactttatataaaaacaaatgcatggttatcaaatgccaccaaataaCTGGTAGATTTTAAACTTAATTTGTgttcagcattgcatgaccgcgcaattgtctcagTGTAATACAGTGCCCGATGGCAAAGGGCAGAGATCATGGGGGGCagaatcttccggaggtcatgtGGTTAACTTACAGTCCTTGTTCcatttgtaataaataaaaataaaaaaatgttttgtttactgAGTAAGCTGTACTTTTATTTAAAGCATAATACTTTTATATACACTGCATTTCACATTCCCTTTCAATTTTGTAGAACCTCCACACTGAATTTGTTGACCTTTTTcagaatttcttctttttttttggtttccaaaAAAATGTTCTCATGGCTTATACATTTTAAATCTCTAGCATCTGCCTACATATTCAGGttgaaacattttttaaatattaagggccatattctcatacatttcaggcggcggaacgtatgtactttacgttacgccgccgcaagtttaagtggcaagtgccggattcccaaaccacttacctgtgaacttgcggcggcatcgcgtaaagtccacccgtgtaagccatcctaattcaaatgatccaggcagggggcgtggatcatttaaattaggcgcgctcccgcgccgatcgtaatgcgcatgctccgtcgggtaaattacccgacttgcattgcgctaaatgacgtctcacggacgtcatttgttttgactgtaacgtaaatggcgtccagcgccattcacggacgacttacgtaaacgacgttcaattttgaaatttcgacgctggatcgacggccatacttaacattgagtacgccacctagggggcatctttatctttacgccgcgtatcgcttacggaaacgacgttaaaacactacggcgggcaagcgtacgttcgagaatcggcgtgactagtcatttgcatattctacgctgaccgccacctagcggtcagcgtaaatattgcagcctaggatacaacggcgcaggctgtcgtatcttaggcatgtttaagtgtatctcagtttgagaatacacttaaacataggaaacggacttacgtaggcgtatctgttgatacgcctacgtaacttgtttgagaatatggcccacaatATCTAAATATAATGACTGGCAGAGGTTTGGAAGAAAAATCTAATGTAATTCTAAATATTGTCTGTCCTGAACCATAATCACTCCTTAAACTTCTCCCTAGATCCACTTTTTTTGTTGGGAGTCTAAAATGTATCTTGATGGAATCAATGGTGATACCAAGGAAGTCCAATACATGTAGTAGGTCAAACGGTTTCATGTGCTAAAGGGATGCCAAACAAATTGcaactcttaaagtggagttccacccaaaagtggaacttccgctataAGGCTACCTAACCCCCTTATTTTGGCATGCAAAATATATAGAGGAAGAACTTCAACCACATAAATGTAGAGCTGTGTCTACTGGGCAGAAAGAAGAGGCTCCTTGTTGACAAATGGTGGGCTAACAGAAAAGAGCTGACCACAGTGCACACAATCTACAGCTATGTGAAAAAACATGATCAAGGGAGTCGCACTAGGTTTTCGTTACAAGATGAGAGCCATGTACGCTCACTTTCCCATTAACATAGTTGTTCAGGAGACTGGGTCACTGGTAGAGATGAGGAACTTCTTGGCGGAAAAATACATCCGCAGAGTATGCATGAGACAAGGTGCCTTGTCTCAAGCTCGGGAAGATGAGCTGATCCTTGAAGGCAATGACATTGAGCTTGTTTCAAACTCTGCATTGATCCAACAAGCCACCACAGTAAACAACAAGGATATCCGATATTATTGTATCTGTCTCAGAAAAAGGAACTATCCAGAAGCTTGAAGAGTAAAGCATTAAATTCAAGAAATCTGTATCCTGTGCTACATCTAACAGTCCATTATCTATagtgggtacctagtttttgACAGCTCCCACTTCTGCTCACAACAACTCCTCtccatcttctgggacatgtcccaAAAGACTGCTTGGCCATTCAGGATGCACAGTCAGCTGcaagctgggtgcccacactagtgaTGCTGGTGCATGGGAGAGAACCAAGGCCAATGGTAAGCATTGCATGGAGCCAGACCAAACCGCCTTTGGGTTCCATGCTGGAATTGCTGGCTCCTTTTCTTTGCACAAATGCCCCCATAGCAGGGCACTTAAAGTCAATCTTGAGCCACACACTGTGGCTcaatcatgccccccccccccactctgatcacctgatttgattgacagtagcagaagCCAATGGAAGTGACCTAAATGCAGACCTAATGTCTGCTTTTGCA comes from Rana temporaria chromosome 2, aRanTem1.1, whole genome shotgun sequence and encodes:
- the LOC120927245 gene encoding probable E3 ubiquitin-protein ligase makorin-2 yields the protein MATASGRGTGYRAPCRAFLRGVCHWGVNCHFSHERKPAPLCRHFQNGFCSYGNKCSFQHTTTYLPPDASYYHPGRRVSEPCIVPHVGEPSTGRRGSEPSLFPWHTSGSESQTRSIQSPTGNWALAAEFIPRNAGLVRSVSSPVLMDGSLPKQTEGQDDKPQTSTKMLHSKKGEVPGHQYERSSSVICGICMDKVYDKQVAEERVFGILPNCSHPFCVSCIKRWRNTREFQNEVIKGCPQCRVKSSYFIPHKYWIGDSDEKLKLIEDFKAKTGKIRCRFFIQSNGRCPFKSECIYLHELPHGHQRRRRRDQRRASASALSYSHLVGIYEEDFSEGEDINLLHCALTLALLEDHFNEWSLGFPEEVDIYLGEFSDSD